Proteins encoded together in one Leptidea sinapis chromosome 45, ilLepSina1.1, whole genome shotgun sequence window:
- the LOC126977500 gene encoding putative neuropeptide precursor protein, with protein sequence MLAISLTAFVAAFLLSDALPTASNKEPGPLAELPENWDQTKDDTQSLFLNKSDKNDLEPYPLALSEEGNAEGFEQSIDQRFESPPSTGELDNLIMRPELYGEPPAIDNLSSGYESRRRKRGSGSKVSGAGAATKVATNSKSGSGKKNLKQNDAPSPVDSAAVDNEAHRLKRGTGSKVGGAAASAKTATKNSGGNKKNFRSISERRKRDSGLSAADVRALLNMWEAQERRKQEWNANRWAADRYYGHVNTLDEEQPEVDENGDVWYNEPVVIGAHDRDYPRHSYFSEQNKVAVAQGLPELYQVDPNEVARRYEEARRKRMYANRMKRFMVARKRSEGSFQNNYHPRDDLYTLAELLRSSPRVQEQDLPVYRRLIL encoded by the exons ATGTTGGCTATATCTTTGACCGCGTTTGTGGCGGCGTTTCTCCTGAGTGATGCTCTTCCTACAGCTTCCAACAAAG AACCTGGTCCTCTTGCTGAGCTGCCTGAAAACTGGGACCAGACAAAAGATGACACGCAATCGTTATTCCTTAATAAAAGCGACAAAAATGATTTGGAGCCGTACCCATTAGCCCTGAGCGAGGAAG GTAATGCCGAAGGGTTCGAACAATCAATCGATCAAAGATTTGAATCGCCACCATCGACAGGCGAACTAGATAATCTCATTATGAGGCCAGAATTATATGGCGAACCTCCAGCAATAGATAACTTGTCGTCTGGATATGAATCCCGTCGCAGAAAGCGCGGAAGTGGAAGTAAAGTAAGCGGTGCTGGTGCTGCAACTAAAGTTGCTACCAACAGTAAGTCTGGATCGGGCAAGAAAAACCTCAA GCAAAATGACGCACCATCTCCTGTAGACTCCGCTGCGGTTGATAATGAAGCACATAGATTAAAGCGTGGAACTGGTTCAAAGGTTGGCGGCGCTGCGGCTTCGGCTAAGACAGCCACAAAAAATTCTGGAGGCAACAAAAAAAACTTCAG GTCAATCTCAGAACGTAGGAAGAGAGATTCTGGATTAAGTGCTGCTGATGTCCGTGCTTTACTCAATATGTGGGAAGCTCAAGAACGTAGAAAACAAGAATGGAATGCAAATCGATGGGCAGCAGACCGTTATTATGGACATGTCAATACACTTGATGAAGAACAACCGGAAGTAGATGAAAACGGTGACGTTTGGTATAACGAACCAGTTGTTATTGGAGCACATGATAGGGACTACCCTCGTCATTCTTACTTCTCTGAGCAAAATAAAGTGGCGGTGGCACAGGGGCTACCAGAATTGTACCAGGTGGATCCGAATGAAGTAGCCCGTAGATATGAAGAAGCTCGTCGCAAGAGAATGTACGCAAATAGAATGAAACGATTTATGGTTGCACGAAAGCGTTCAGAAGGATCTTTCCAAAACAACTACCATCCTCGTGACGATCTATACACTCTAGCTGAACTTCTTCGTTCATCTCCTCGTGTGCAAGAACAAGACCTTCCTGTTTATCGCCGACTTATACTTTAA